A genome region from Rickettsiales endosymbiont of Stachyamoeba lipophora includes the following:
- a CDS encoding ferredoxin family 2Fe-2S iron-sulfur cluster binding protein codes for MPKITFVNRDGSEKTVNAPAGLSILEAAHQNDIDLEGACEGSLACSTCHVYVEETWLNKLDEATEDEEDMLDLAFGLTEQSRLGCQIILTEELDGIKVKLPPATRNISV; via the coding sequence ATGCCAAAAATTACTTTTGTAAATAGAGACGGTTCAGAAAAGACAGTTAATGCACCAGCTGGCCTTTCAATTTTAGAAGCAGCCCATCAAAACGATATTGATCTTGAAGGGGCATGTGAAGGCTCACTCGCTTGTTCAACTTGTCATGTTTATGTAGAAGAAACCTGGCTTAATAAGTTGGATGAAGCAACCGAAGATGAAGAAGACATGCTTGATTTAGCTTTTGGTTTAACCGAACAATCAAGACTTGGGTGCCAAATTATTTTAACTGAAGAGCTTGATGGTATTAAAGTTAAACTGCCACCTGCTACTCGTAATATTAGTGTATAA